A genome region from Methanobacterium bryantii includes the following:
- a CDS encoding ABC transporter permease — protein sequence MMENEGFGTMLANVIKNGFKRKVPIGMAVFGPIIIMMVLGYMVTIAGTADTVNIGVVNHDQGMANVNIASNIIEELEGQDNVNVTSINQNEISSDFKDKSIDAAIVFPENFTRDLAMKKIPEVLLQVEGTDQVKSALVNRAFLNSTMAVAAESGNTVMPLKISNESFYGEGLSFTNLFIYHIMALVTLLISTIIGLFAVLRDKNSSKSNKIFLSPVKAVAAYIVGLSIFAFITALMVLAYVIYVMGITIVGDMGSTVLVMLLIALAGVSLGILAAAVTRTEKQALGLFGLIIILQVLFGGLFIAVARFDYYIQLMSYCLPLTYGLDAMQGIVIKGFGLGDVGTDLLAIFAILIAALVLSVIGLKIGQNGSTIKDTEDKEKQII from the coding sequence ATGATGGAAAATGAAGGCTTTGGCACTATGCTTGCTAACGTCATTAAAAACGGATTTAAAAGGAAAGTTCCAATTGGAATGGCAGTATTTGGGCCGATTATTATCATGATGGTACTGGGATATATGGTAACGATAGCGGGTACTGCAGATACTGTAAATATTGGAGTTGTAAATCATGATCAGGGCATGGCAAATGTAAATATTGCCTCAAATATAATTGAAGAGCTTGAAGGGCAGGATAATGTTAATGTGACTTCCATTAATCAAAATGAGATAAGCAGTGATTTTAAAGATAAGTCTATTGACGCAGCTATAGTTTTCCCTGAAAATTTCACCAGGGATCTGGCTATGAAAAAGATTCCTGAAGTGCTGCTGCAGGTTGAAGGCACTGATCAGGTAAAAAGTGCACTTGTTAACCGTGCTTTCCTTAATTCTACAATGGCAGTGGCTGCAGAAAGTGGTAATACAGTAATGCCCTTAAAAATTAGCAATGAAAGTTTCTATGGGGAAGGTTTGAGCTTTACCAATCTTTTCATATACCACATAATGGCTCTTGTTACTCTGTTGATTTCAACAATCATCGGATTATTTGCAGTATTGAGGGATAAAAATAGTAGTAAATCTAATAAAATATTTTTATCTCCAGTTAAGGCTGTTGCAGCTTATATAGTGGGGCTCAGCATATTTGCGTTTATTACGGCTTTAATGGTGTTAGCTTACGTTATTTATGTTATGGGCATCACCATTGTTGGGGATATGGGCAGCACTGTACTTGTAATGCTGTTGATTGCTCTGGCAGGAGTTTCTTTAGGTATTCTTGCAGCTGCAGTTACACGAACTGAAAAACAAGCTCTTGGTTTATTTGGTTTAATTATTATTCTGCAGGTTTTATTTGGAGGTTTATTCATAGCAGTTGCTAGATTCGACTATTATATCCAGCTGATGTCATATTGTCTTCCATTAACCTACGGTCTGGATGCTATGCAGGGTATTGTAATTAAAGGCTTTGGTCTGGGTGATGTAGGAACAGATCTGCTCGCTATATTTGCTATACTTATTGCTGCTTTAGTTTTATCAGTAATTGGTTTAAAAATAGGACAAAATGGGAGTACAATTAAAGATACGGAAGATAAGGAAAAACAAATCATTTAA